The Stegostoma tigrinum isolate sSteTig4 chromosome 41, sSteTig4.hap1, whole genome shotgun sequence genome has a window encoding:
- the LOC125448528 gene encoding uncharacterized protein LOC125448528, with the protein MEFYKVFLSSFSVSCRCLALILIPVRVPGKEMQGHCSQKPLPLLLLLSAVSAVSGDSPVSVSGFAGEQVVLPCIYKGKIPVSDLLVIWGRRKTEIVHKFVYGNDNLREQDTQFINRTNLFKDQLEKGNWSVLISDLQKTDQDEYQCQIFWNTTVGVYWEQTEIVHLSVKERPPAPGPNTPVPGPGISTGARVGLGIGIVAFFVVAVGIMVYIIQKRKCVQNRHSSNQNEASNDVSLTEVTLFR; encoded by the exons ATGGAGTTTTACAAAGTGTTTCTCAGCAGCTTCTCGGTCTCCTGTCGGTGTCTGGCCCTGATCCTGATCCCAGTCCGGGTcccgggaaaggagatgcag GGACATTGCTCACAGAAACCGCTCCCCCTGCTGCTCCTGCTGAgtgctgtttctgctgtttcaG GTGACTCGCCTGTGTCAGTTTCTGGGTTCGCTGGGGAGCAGGTTGTACTGCCCTGTATCTACAAAGGGAAAATCCCAGTCTCTGATTTACTGGTCATCTGGGGGAGACGCAAGACGGAAATTGTACACAAGTTTGTCTATGGAAATGATAATTTGAGAGAACAAGATACACAGTTCATAAACAGAACAAACCTGTTCAAAGATCAGCTGGAAAAAGGCAACTGGTCAGTTCTGATCTCTGACCTTCAGAAGACAGACCAGGATGAGTATCAGTGCCAGATTTTCTGGAACACGACTGTAGGTGTATATTGGGAGCAAACTGAAATTGTTCATCTCTCAGTAAAAG AGCGACCTCCTGCACCTGGACCGAACACACCTGTACCAG GTCCTGGAATCTCCACTGGAGCAAGAGTTGGATTGGGAATCGGGATTGTTgctttttttgttgttgctgttggAATCATGGTTTACATCATTCAAAAAAG GAAATGTGTTCAAAACAGACACTCCAGCAATCAAAATGAAGCATCGAATGATGTCTCTTTGACAGAGGTGACCCTGTTCAGGTGA